DNA sequence from the Sulfurimonas sediminis genome:
TGGGGATGATTTGTTTAAAATCATACTTTGGAAAAAGTTGGCATAGTTCCTCAAGAGTAAGCTCTGTTTTGACACCCATTTAGATCTGACAGACTTTCATAATTTTTGCCCAGTCCAAGTCAAAATGTTTCTCGACATAGGCTCTGTGATGTGGAACGCTGCATCCGGAACAGTCTTGATGAATTTTATCACCGTACACGCCTTGTCTTCCGTCTTTTGAATCAATGTTACATGTACTGCATTGTGTTTTGTCCTCCACTTTTTTGATGCCTTCGTCATTAAAACGAAAATTTGGACAGGAACAGAGGTAGCAGTTGAGGCTCTCCATATCATGGCATTTTTGATTTTTAGCATAGAGCGGACAAAAGTCTTTCTCTTTCTCTTTCATGTTTTCAAAATCAAAATAATCTATAATCTCTTTTTTGTCCATACCTCGTGCCACAAGCTTTGTGATGATATTTTTGTGTTTTATGGCATGATTTTGTACCCATTGACTGTAACCCACTTGAAACTCCTATTTTGTGAAATTATAGTATAATAATCAAAACTTTTTTATAAGGAATGAAATATATGCACATAGAAGCAGGTGTAGTAGATGGCGCTAAGATGATACTTAGCTATGGAACTGCCACGGCAGTATTGGGTGCTACGGCAAAAGCAGCATATGACAATATCAAAGAAAATGGTCTTCTTTCTTTGGTTTTTAAAAGTATAATAGCAACAATAATAGTATTTTGTTGTTTTGAAGTTTTACCGCATTATCCGATAGGAGTGAGTGAAGTACACTTGATTTTAGGAACAACGATTTTTCTAGTATTTGGACTTGCTCCGGCAGCTATCGGTTTGGCTTTAGGACTTTTAATTCAAGGGCTTTTCTTTGCTCAATTTGATTTGCCTCAGTATGGCATCAACGTAACAACACTTCTTGCAAGTATGTTTGCTCTGAATTTTGCAGCTAAAAAAGTGATACCACAAGGTGTAGCTTATAAAGACATTACGTACACGCAACTGTTAAAACTTTCTGTTGTCTGGGAAGGTGCTATAGTTTCGTGGGTTGCTTTTTGGGCACTCTACGGTCAAGGTTTTGCTGTTGAAAATCTCCAAAATATTGCTACTTTCGGTGCGGCGTATATGTCTGTGATTATCATAGAGCCTTTAGTGGATATTGCAGTTTTAACAGCAGTAAAAGCTTACAATAAAACAAATGAGTGTGCATTTTTATTTGACAAAAAACTTTGTAGAGCATAAAAGAAATTAGGATTTTATAATCCTAATTTTTTGATCTCTATCTCAATATTTTTTCTAAAAATTTCTCGAACTTCTTCTTGTTCTATAAGATTAAATTTTTCATCTTGTGTAATTGAAGGAACAATAGTCGCATCTGCATACTCGCTAACTTCTTCACATATCTCTTTCATATCTTTGTCATAATGATTGCCACTTACTAAA
Encoded proteins:
- a CDS encoding energy-coupling factor ABC transporter permease — encoded protein: MHIEAGVVDGAKMILSYGTATAVLGATAKAAYDNIKENGLLSLVFKSIIATIIVFCCFEVLPHYPIGVSEVHLILGTTIFLVFGLAPAAIGLALGLLIQGLFFAQFDLPQYGINVTTLLASMFALNFAAKKVIPQGVAYKDITYTQLLKLSVVWEGAIVSWVAFWALYGQGFAVENLQNIATFGAAYMSVIIIEPLVDIAVLTAVKAYNKTNECAFLFDKKLCRA